The following is a genomic window from Perognathus longimembris pacificus isolate PPM17 chromosome 20, ASM2315922v1, whole genome shotgun sequence.
gggggggaggaatagGAAGCGGTGCCTGGAGCGCTACGTAGGGGCTGGCTCCGCCTTGATGAGTTGTTTACAAGGTGACTTCCTCGGATGACAGGGCGGCCTTCTGAATAGGAGAAGCGAGGACGCACACTGAACGCTTCCGAGTGGGGTGAGCCTGCCAGCAGACAGCGTGTGACCTAGAGTCCGGGGTGTGGGATTCACTCGTGGGAGCACAAGtggctgggaggggcggggccacagGCTGCGGGGCTGCTGGGAGCCGCTGAGGCCCGGACGCCAAAACCTTGCGTTTCGGGAGGGCTGCCGAGTGGGGCAAAGAGAGGAAACTCAACCTGGGAATCGCTTACATTCGGaacgggggcggggcccggggtcgGCCTCCGCGGGCTGCGCTGGGAGGGGCGGGGTCTCCGGGGGTGGGGCCCCGAGCTGGAGTAGGGCTGCCGACGGCcggacggggcggggcctggtgcgGAGGCGGTGGAAGAGCCGAGTCGCGGTGGCTCAGAGGGGCGAGGGCGGAGATCGAGGGTCGGGTGGAGCGCGTGCCGTTGCTAAGCTCCCAACACCTCCCGAGGGAAGACGCCCACTTGGCCAAAAGGCGTCCTCCACATGGCCATTccggggtgggggcgtggcctgcggcTGGTGGCCGCTCGGTGGTGGCCCACTGCGGGCCCGGCAAAGCGCCCCCGCGCCCTTCAGGGGCCGGGCGGAGCAAGGCCACGCCCACTGCCTCCGGGtgagcggggccgcggggcccggggggcgTGGGGGAGCCCTGGGCGGCCGGCCTCGCGGTGACTTCGGCGTCTCCACCCGGCAGGAGGATGTTGGTGGTAGAGGTGGCGAATGGCCGCTCGTTGGTGTGGGGGGCCGAGGCGGTGCAGGCGCTGCGGGAGCGCTTGGGTGTCGGGGGCCGCACGGTGGGCTCCCTGCCTCGCGGGCCCCGCCAAAACTCCCGCCTGGGCCTCCCGCTGCTGCTCATGCCGGAAGAGGCGCGGCTCCTGGCTGAGATCGGCGCCGTGACCCTGGTCAGCGCCCCGCGTCCCGATCCCCGCCAGCACGACCTGGTAAGAGTTAGGGCGCCCTGAGGTGGTGGGATCTGGGAGATCTCATTCTGGAAAGAATAGCTGTGAGGGCGTAGGGGGCCGGGATTCCTGACTTCCTAAGGGGCCCGCGGAGTGGGTCTCGGGGCTCCCCCTACGTTTATTTCTTAAGTCTCTGGCAGCGTTCAAGCTCCAGCAAGACCAGAGCTTCCGGGAGCAAAGCACGTTGGCTGCCGAGGCCCGAGAGACTCGGCGGCAGGAGCTGCAGGATAAGATCGCAGAAGGCCAAGCCGCCAAGAAGCAGAGGTTGGACCAGGATTCAGGGGCGGCTGGCGGCAGTCAGGAGGCCAGCGGGAGCCAAGCAGCGGAAGGGAGTGACGCCAATGATGGCCAGGCTTCTGGGGAGCCGGAGGGAACAGGTGAGAGCTGGATCTGGACGGAGGCCTGGTGGGGAAGGCGGGTTATGGAGGAATTCTGGCTCGCTTTCCCTGGGAGTGGGAAGACTTTGTCCTTGAAGTTACAAGATTTTTCtctgctctcccccaccccccagttctCTCCTCTTCAAAACCAGGACCTTCAAATGAGGTGGCCCCGCTGTCTAGATCGGCCCTGCTTGTCCAGCTGGCCACTGCCAGGCCTCGACCCGTTAAAGCTAGGCCTCTAGATTGGCGGGTCCAGTCCAAAGACTGGCCCCATGCTGGTCGTCCCGCCCATGAGCTTCGCTACAGCATCTACAAAGACCTGTGGGAGCACGGCTTCTTCCTCAGTGGTGCTGGCAAGTTTGGCGGTGACTTTCTGGTATATCCTGGTGAGTGTGCGTCTGGGCTCCACTGGCTGCCTTTTCTCTAttagtgtcatttttttcttaagtgtCTGAAACATAAGACAAGCAGCACTCTTCTGGTGCTCATCTGCAGTGCAGCTAAGTAAGTAAATACAGACTCAGGATCCATGTGCCAGAAACTTCACAGCCAAATTGGAAATTTGGAAAGGAGCCACTGTGATAGGCTAGTTGCCAAATGTGATAGTTGTCAAGGCAACAGCATTAGTTACCAAAAATCATGGAATTCCGTGTGTGCTTATAAAATGTAATCCATGGGAGAAAAGGTGGAGGAAATGTCTATGGAAAACTTATTTTCATAGATATGCAGATACCTGTTATTTAAATTACCACCGAGCCTTCAGATTTACATTATTTTAGGTCCAGCCTTTTACTagtcatataattttttttttttgccagtcctggggcttgaactcagggcctgagcaccatccctggcttcttttttgctcaaggctagcactctaccacttgagccacagcgccacttcgggcttttgctatatatgtggtgctaaggattcgaacccagggcttcatgtatgcaaggcaagcactctaccactaggccatattcccagcccccatataatTTTTTGTCTTACAAGTATTGTAAGTTTTTTAACCTGTGTGATTTAATCATTTCCATGTGATTAAGTGGCTTTGTAGCTATGTGAGtgctactatatatatatattttttccagtacTAGAGTTGGAACTCAGCCTCATACATGTTCCTTGGGCTCCTTTGTTTTCCTATTGGTTATTTTGAGAGTGGGTCTTGCTTTTTCCCTGGGCCCacacctggactgtgatcctccagttTTACTTTTCCATCACATTTAGGGTGACAGGTATGCCACAATCCCcaacttcttccactgagatggggGCTCTCAATATTTGTTTTTGTCCATaattttgtctcacaattttctgTCTCACTGTACCTGAGATGACAGTGCCTGCCCTTGCTACTATAGTAAGAAAAGAAACGTCCCTAGAAGTAGATTTTTTAGGTCACATTCATGGTGCTGAAATGATCCTGTATCCGTGTACCAGTATCTTCCTATTCTCTGCCTTTGGGAACCCCTACATACCTGTCTCCCTCCCGCAGGTGACCCGCTCCGTTTCCACGCCCACTACATTGCTCAGTGTTGGGCTCCTGACGACCCCATCCCACTCCAAGATCTAGTTTCTGCTGGCCGCCTTGGGACCAGCGTCAGAAAGACATTGCTGCTGTGCTCTCCTCAGCCTGATGGTAAGGTGGTCTACACCTCCCTGCAGTGGGCCAGCCTGCAGTGAGCACCAGACGCCCAGGGCACGTGGCTGAGCCTCAGTGAGAGCCTTCCTGGATGGTCCCAGGCTCATCTCTGGTGGAGGCCAGCACTCCTGCTTCCCTAGGGTTTGGAACACTACAGCTTTTCATCACTTACTGGTTGAgctgtttttgtagtttatttctaAACTGTGAGCTTCTTCTTCACAGAGGGTCTAAGGTTTGACCCCTCTTTGTTTTCTACAGGGCCTAGATCTCAATAAATTTTGTTGAATAAATGTCGTTTGTGATTTCTGAGTCCCTGCCACAAGCATGCAGGGGTGGGTTCTtatatgagaaaaatgagggcagaTAACTTGCCCAGAATCACTGTAAGTGGTAGCGCTGGGCTTTTACctggcctttttttgtgtgtgtgtgtgtggtggggggcaaTCTGAGGTTTGAAACTCAGGGCTATGTGCTTTTGAAAAgggtgctctgacacttgagcaacACTACCAACCAGTGAGTGAGATTGGGAGTTGAGCTCAGGGTTTTATGCTTGCAAGGGagagctcttaccacttgagactGGTAATTAGCTTGTAATACATTCTCTATCCTCTCcgttctttgatttttcttttttgtcttcttgttttttgatgccagtattagggcttcaTGGTTCATTCAGGGTCTCATGGGCTTGCTCATAGTTGCAGTCTACTGCTTAAACTGAGTccccagttctagctttttgctggttaattggagagaagagcctttcATACTTGTCTGCCTAGTTTAGctttgatcctcaatctcagatctcagcctcctgagtagctaggatgacaagcctgaGACACTACTGTCCAGcttcttttttgtcaatcctgggacttgaactttgggcctggtctctgtccttgagtctctctttgctcaaggctagtgttctagcacttaagccacagcaccatttcttgcttttttctgtttatgtggtactgaggaactgaacccagggcttcatgcatgctaggcaagcactatactactaagccacattcccaggcagaaaaattcttgAGACTTATCTTCTCACTTGagtgcccagctctgagttcaatctccaatactggggggaaaacagtaacaacaaaaagcctctactagggggctgggaatatggcctaatggcaagagtgcttgcctcgtatacatgaagccctgggttcgattcctcagcaccccatatatagaaaatggccagaagtggcactgtggctcaagtggcagagtgctaaccttgagcaaaaagaagccagggacagtgctcaggccctgagttcaagccccaggactggcaaaaaacaacaaaaagcctctaCTAGCAGGGTGCGGcttgtagctcaagcctgtaatcctagctacccaggaggctgagatctgaggatcccagtttaaagccagcccaggaaggaaaatctgtgagtcttatctccaattaaccaccagaaaacgggaattcgtgttgtggctcatgtggtaggtgCTAGCCTtcaggtgaagagctcagggacagcacccaggcccagagttcaagtcccacgaccaaccaaaaaaaagcctTGACTTTGTTGCATACATGAACTAGTAAGgtctccttttttgccagtccttgaactcagcgtctgggcactgtccctaagcttctgctcaaagctagcacactaccacttgagccacagcaccacttctggccttttttgtttatgtggcactgaggaatcaaacccagggcttcatgaatgctaggcaaacactctacactaatccacattcccagcccatagtgaGGTCCATTTTGAGGCAGGGCAACTTCACCCTCAAATAACCAAAGACACTATAAACTACTTCAGGTTTTTACCAAGATGTCTTTTTCCTTGTCTACCAAAAGCAAGGCAAAATTGGAATAAAGTCAGGATGAACCAAACTTCATGTCCAGTGTATCTTCAACTGGCTTTCTACATAACTCTTACAATGCCGGTGTAGCCAGGCAAGCTTTCTGTAATGTTTCAGGTTTCAGTGACTGAACAGGAGTAGATTTCAT
Proteins encoded in this region:
- the Tsen34 gene encoding tRNA-splicing endonuclease subunit Sen34 isoform X2, coding for MLVVEVANGRSLVWGAEAVQALRERLGVGGRTVGSLPRGPRQNSRLGLPLLLMPEEARLLAEIGAVTLVSAPRPDPRQHDLSLAAFKLQQDQSFREQSTLAAEARETRRQELQDKIAEGQAAKKQRLDQDSGAAGGSQEASGSQAAEGSDANDGQASGEPEGTGPSNEVAPLSRSALLVQLATARPRPVKARPLDWRVQSKDWPHAGRPAHELRYSIYKDLWEHGFFLSGAGKFGGDFLVYPGDPLRFHAHYIAQCWAPDDPIPLQDLVSAGRLGTSVRKTLLLCSPQPDGKVVYTSLQWASLQ
- the Tsen34 gene encoding tRNA-splicing endonuclease subunit Sen34 isoform X1, which codes for MLVVEVANGRSLVWGAEAVQALRERLGVGGRTVGSLPRGPRQNSRLGLPLLLMPEEARLLAEIGAVTLVSAPRPDPRQHDLSLAAFKLQQDQSFREQSTLAAEARETRRQELQDKIAEGQAAKKQRLDQDSGAAGGSQEASGSQAAEGSDANDGQASGEPEGTVLSSSKPGPSNEVAPLSRSALLVQLATARPRPVKARPLDWRVQSKDWPHAGRPAHELRYSIYKDLWEHGFFLSGAGKFGGDFLVYPGDPLRFHAHYIAQCWAPDDPIPLQDLVSAGRLGTSVRKTLLLCSPQPDGKVVYTSLQWASLQ